From Faecalicatena sp. Marseille-Q4148:
GCCCGAACGTAAATTTACTGCTGATATTACTTATGGCATACTTGCCTCTGGTAGCTGTCTTCTGACAGATGTTGTTGACCAGCTTCATGAAGATTCCAAAAAGATAAATATTGTGGATCGCCTTTCCAGACATCTTGATAAAGGTACTCCTGCTGAAGCTGCTGTTTCTTATCTTCAGCAAATCAAGAAATGGGTTCCAGCAGAACCAGTCATTCACATTGATGACAGTGATGTTGTAAAACCGGATGGTTATAAATTTGAATCCCTTGGCATCGTTCGTGATGGTTCAGAAAGTACATCGACTAAAAATGTTTATAAAAAAGGGTACCATGTAACAGAGGCCTGTGTCCTGACTACCAGTAATGATTCTGTTAGTATCTTTTCAAAAATACACTCTTCAGCTGAAAAGAATTACAAATCTGCCAATACCATTACTTTTGAGGCCATGGAACAAGGCGCGGCTCTCTTTGAAAAAGCAACTTTTTGTATGGATCGTGGTTACGATGATAACAAGATATTCCTAAAGCTAGATGCTTTAAAGCAGAATTATGTGATTCGGTTAAAATCAAACCGCAAGCTTCTTTATCATAATAAATGGACATTTGCCACCGAACTGCGTAACCGCCGTAAAGGGAAAATCAAAACCAGCGTATTCTATAAGGGAAAAAATCATGAGGCTTATATTTCCCATGTCAAAGTCCAAATCACAGCTTCCAGAAAAGATATTTATCTGGTACTGGTTTATGGTATTACAGAACATCCTATGATGCTTGCCACGAACAAAGAAATTAAATCCAAAGAAGATGTAATCAAAGTGGCAAGAACCTATTTTTCAAGATGGAAGATCGAGGAATATTTCCGTTGCAAAAAGCAGATGTTCCAATTTGAAAACTTCCGTGTACGAAAGCTTTGCGCAATCAACGCACTTAACTTTTATATCACCTTATGCATGGCATTTCTGGCAATGATTTCAATGTCATCCGAAATAAATGCATTAAAGGTTTCCATCATAAAATCAGCAGATCCTGTAAAGAAAAAAGTGTTCTTCTGCTATTATCGGCTGGCGAAAGGCATCCTTGGCATACTATCGTATGCAAAGGAAGGTGTCAGACTCTGGTTCCGGACAAAACGTCCAGCATACCGTCAACTCTGCCTTAAGCTAGTCGCTTAAATAGATAAAAGCATAACTCTCCCAAAGTCCGGTTCCGGCGGGGCTTATTAAAGTGCTTTTAATCCTGAATACTGCCGTTCTTGATTCATTAAAATTGGGCAGATTGGTGCTTTAGGAGAAGTCATGTATGTTTAAATTACATTTTGCGGAAACTCAAGTATTCTTCTATCTTTTCTTACTTATACTCTTACTGCCATTTATACTTTACGGAAATCGCATACATCCACAACAAACACAGTTGCTCCGCCAACTTCTGCCTTGATCGGAACGTAAGAATAGTTCATCATCGGAACGCCGCCCGGCATATATGGCATCGCAATTTCAATTTCAGAGCGTTTTGCACACTCTTCTTTCAGGATATCCATAACTGCTTCCACTTTCTCATCATCAATACCGATCATCAGTGTTGTATTTCCGCTTCTCAAGAATCCTCCCGTACTCATAAGCTTTGTTACACTGAATCTATTCTCGTTCAATTTCTTGACTGCCTTTCCGGCATCTTCATCCCTAATTACTGCAAAAATCAGTTTCATAGCTGTCACTCCTTCCGGTTCTCCTGCCATATAATAACGGCAGCGAGTAAATGCATTTCGCATTGATATTTATTCGTATTATAGCACAATTTTTATAAAATTTACACTTATTTATCCGTATAATTTATCTTCTTTGTCAAAAATTCCAAAGCCACAACTATACCCCCGGCTGTCATCTAGTACAAACTCTGTATCTCACGAAATCCACTCAGATTTCCCGGCATTTCAAAGATGAATGAACAAGCAATGAGAAATACACCTGCGATTCCGATCAGAATGCCGATAAATATAAGGAGCAATACCGGTTTTACCTGATTCTTTGTGAAAAGACCTTCTGTATACCCATGCACACTTCGTTTCAGGCAATATCTTCCAATATAAAATACAAGAGGGGCTCCTGCCGCCATTAGAAAATAGATTCCGACTGATGCCATTGGAATCTGCATACTCTCTTCCATGACTGCATCAATGCCGCCCATTGCCTCGTATGTACTGCTAAGCGCTCCCATCATAAGTACCGGGAGAAGGTTATTAACAAAATGAAGAAATCCGGAATAGACAAGATTATCCGTCTCCAACACGATATACGTCATGACCATTCCAAGCACTGACGTTGGTAGTAACTTCCAGATACTTCCGTGAAATGCTCCGAAAATCACACCAACAAGAAGGATCACAAGCCATTTCTGCCGGATTCCCTGCAGGCTGTGCAGGAATACACCTCGAAAAACTGCTTCCTCACAGATTGCCGGTGATACTGCAACGATTGCAGCTGCAATCAGCATTGGTGTATTCAAAATTGCCTCACTAAGCCCCGCGCCTGCTCCCGTTACTTCTTCCGGAAAGAAATAGGCAAGAAGCATTGTCAGCGCCATTACACATACATACGTTGCTCCCCAAATTAATAATGTCCCCAGAAGCCCAAGAGCTTTCGGCCGATGTATCGGGAATACTTCTTTTAAATCAGCTCTGGCTGCCAGTACCGTTACCACTGCGACTGCCAGTATCATCAATTCTCCCAGGAGTGAACCGTAAATCCCAAGTCCCGCGCCGAATATCGGCGCAATTCCAAAAATAACCGCCGCACTGAGCACAAGTACGATGATGCCATGATATCCTTTTAATTGTCTATACTTCATATAAGGTCTCCTTTCTTTTCTGGCTTCTCAATACCGGATTATTTCCCCCTATTTATGCAAGAAATAAAAAACTCTGTTTCTTCTATATTAACTTTCTAAAACTTCTTTTTCAAGTAAAAGAAGTATGCTATATTAATCTTATGAATAATTTCATGGAGGATAATATAATGAACTTTCTAAGTATTTTTGATGTCATTGGCCCGAATATGATCGGTCCATCCAGCTCACATACAGCCGGAGCCTGTGCCATTGGTCTTCTAGCAAGAAAAATGCTTGCTCAGGAAGTGAAAAAAGTAACCTTTACACTTTATGGTTCTTTTTCTAAAACATACCATGGACATGGAACAGACCGCGCACTTCTTGGCGGTATTCTTGGCTTCTCTACAGATGATGAACGAATCCGTGATGCGTTTGAACTTGCAAAAGAATGGGGCGTTGAATACGAATTTATCATCGATGAGGAAACGGTTATGAACCATCCGAATACAGCGGATATCGACCTTATCGGTACAGAAGGTCATACCCTTTCTATCCGCGGAGAATCTATTGGAGGCGGTAAGATCCGGATTGCCCGTATCAATAATATTGATGTGGAATTTACCGGCGAATACAGTACTCTCATTGTTCAGCAGATTGACAAACCTGGTGTTGTCGCACATATTACTCAATGTCTTGCAGAGGAGAATGTAAATATTGCATTTATGCGTCTCTTCCGCGAAGATAAGGGCGCGAAAGCCTACACAGTTGTGGAGTCTGACGAGCAGATTCCTGCCGCTGTTCTTGACCGAATTAAAACAAATCAGCATGTAACAGAGCTTATGCTCGTGCAGATGTAGGAGGAATAGATTATGGACTTTTTATCAGGACAGGAATTACTGGAAATGTGCCGCAAAGAGCAAATTCCGATTTCTTATGCAATGCGGCGCCGTGAGATGACATGCGGTTCTCTTACAGATGAAGAAATCACAGAAAAATTAGACACGGTACTGAAGATTATGCAAAACTCAGCTACTGAACCAATCAAGCATCCTCGCAAATCTATCGGAGGACTTCTTGGCGGTGAAGCCAAAAAAGTAAATGAACAAAGAGAAGCCGACAAAAACATTTGCGGTCCTACACTTTCCAGAGCAATCGCCTACAGTATGGCTGTTCTTGAAGTAAATGCCACAATGGGTCTGATTGTTGCAGCTCCGACTGCCGGTTCTTCCGGCGTACTTCCGGGTGTGCTTTTAGCATTAAAAGAAACTCATGAGTTGTCTGACGAAGCAATCCACAATGGGCTTCTCAACGCCAGCGCTCTCGGATATATTTTAATGAGAAACGCCTCTGTATCCGGTGCGGAGGCCGGATGTCAGGCTGAAGTCGGTGCCGCTTCCGCAATGGCGGCTTCTGCTGCCGTTGAAATTCTCGGCGGAACTCCGGATATGTGTATGCAGGCAGCCTGCTTTGCGCTGTCTAATTTACTAGGACTTGTCTGCGATCCAATTGCCGGACTTGTGGAATCTCCTTGTCAGGGACGCAATGCGATTGGTGTTGCCAATGCTCTTACTTGTGCTGAACTTGCACTTGCAGGTGTTACACAGCCAATCCCATTTGATGAGATGGCGGAAGCTATGTATCGTGTCGGCAAAAGTCTCCCATTTGAACTGCGCGAAACAGCTATGGGCGGATGCGCCGGAACACCAACGGGCTGTCAGCTTGGCTGTCAGATCTGCGGAAAATAAATTCATTTCCAGACAGATCACCTTTACAAAATCATTAAATAAAAAACACGCTGCCTCCGGAAAGAATTTTTTTGGAGACAGCGTATTTTTATGATTCCACGTCTAAAAACCATGTATTTTCCTGTTCCCGCTTTTCAATCTGAATCAGCACAAAACTAATCACAGCCATGATACTCTGTGTTACCGGCACAGAATACCAGACACCATAGAGTCCGAATACCGGACCGAGAATACACAAAATCAAAAGTGTCATCAAAACCGGTTCGCCGTAAATTAAAAGATAAGCGTATTTATTCTTCTTAATCGCATAAAAATATGCAGTTGTTACTCTTGTGTAGGCAAAAAATAACAGTCCTGCCAGAAAAATCGGAAGTACACCCCCGACCTCAGCCCCAACGGAAGCTGATACACCAAAAAATACCGGAAATACATTTCTGCACAGATACATCCATGCGATGCAGAATACTGCCAGAACTATTGAAAATGCATATGTCATAAACCGGATCTGTTTCAGCTCTCTTCTTTTCTTTAATCCTTCATAAAAACTGATAAGCGGCTGTGCACCGTCGCCCACTCCCTGCAGTAAAAGCTGCGCGACACAGACAACATAACTGATCACTGCATAACAGGCTGTCGCCGCCACTCCCCCATTTCCAGACACTTACAAATAACCAGTCCAGCACTACATTCGTTACAAAGCCTGCCATCATGGAACTCATCGCATACACGGCCCCTTCATAGTTTCGAATGATCGGAACAAGTCCGGTACTGAACATTTGGAATACGCCTCCGATAATAATAATACGGATATAAATTTTTGCCATCTCCATCAATTCACCTTTTGCTCCAAATGCACGAAGAATGATTGGATAAGTCAAAAGCAAAATAGCTGTCAGTAAAATGCAGGTCGCGACAAGTAACATTAAAGTATTTTCTAAATATCTTTTTTCTTTCTCTTTCTCATTTTCTCCCATACTGATCCCAATATGAATCGCACCACTCATTCCAATCCCACTTGCCATCGCCTGAATCAGCGCTGAGATTGGATATGCTATATTAATTGCGGCCAATCCATTGTCTCCAATATTCTGACCTACAAACCAACCATCTACAATTGCATAGATACCGGTAAATGCAAATGCAAGCATTGCCGGAAGCACATTCATAAAAAATTTCTTCCTGATCACGTCTTTGTCTTCCCTTCTTTTTCACTGTTGTTTATCCTATCTCACTTCTGATGCTTCTGTCAATATCTCCCTCAAAAACTTAACCTAAACTTAGCATGTCTTCTCTTTTCATTTTATGCTATACTTGTGATACAAAATCGCATCCGAAATAAATTCCGCCGGAATACGAAAACAAATGTAACGGAGGTACTGTCATGCAGACTTATCACATTTTATTAATCGAAGATGATCTTTCCATCGTAGAAAATCTTACTGCCTATTTAACTGCCGAAGGTTTTTCTGTTGTCTCGGCTTCCGGACAGAATCAGGCGCTCTCTCTTCTTGAGACGTTTCACCCGGATCTCGTTCTCCTTGATATTACACTTGCTCAGGGAAATGGATACAGCACTTGCACCGCCATAAAAAAGACTTCACAAATTCCGGTCATTTTTCTTACTGCCCTGACAGACGAATTTTCCGTTGTGACCGGTCTTGATATGGGGGCTGACGACTATATCTGCAAACCCTTTCGACCTCGCGAACTTGTTTCCCGAATCCGCACCGTCCTTCGCAGAACTGGAGCAGTTTCTTCTGTCACAGTACTTGGAAACCTTTCTGTCGATACGGTTCGCGGTACTGTCACAAAGAATTCACAGGAACTCTTTCTTTCTGCATTAGAATACCGTCTTCTTCTTTTGTTTCTAAATAATCGGGGAAAAACACTGACTCGAAATGTTCTGTTGGAAGAAATCTGGGATCTTGCCGGAGATTATGTAAATGACAATACGCTTACGGTATATATCAAACGGCTTCGGGAGAAAATCGAAGATAATCCACAAGAACCAGCGATAATCAAAACCATTCGGGGAATCGGCTATCGTCTTGAGATTCCATCTGAAACGTAATCAGGAGGATAATATGTATTTATTACGCAACAAAGAAATAAAAAAGTTTGTCTTTCAAATCGTCTTTTTCACACTCCTCGGATGTGTGATCGGATTTTTTATCGCGCCTGCCGCTGCTGTTCTTCTTCTTGCTATCAGCTTTTGTTTTAGTCTGTTCTTCTTTCGCTGCCTTTCCGGAGAACACCGGAATATTCGTCTCCTTAGTTCACGGATTGATTCCATTCTCCACAATGATACTTTTCTCACACCGGAAGAATTTCAGGAAGGAGATCTGGCTATTCTCCAGGACGAAATTTACAAAATGGCTGTACGCCTGCACGAACAGAGTGAGCAGCTATCTCAGGATCGCACGAAACTTTCCAATGCCTTAGAAGATATCTCTCATCAGATCCGCACTCCGCTTACCTCTCTTTATTTAATGACAGAGCGGCTCAAACAGCAGCCATTAGATAAAGCACAGCTTCTTCTCCTGCATCAGATGAATCAAATGCTTGACCGGATTAACTGGCTGATTACTGCTCTTCTGAAAATGTCCAAACTGGAAGCCGGTTCCATCACATATCAATTTACAAATGTAAAAATGAAAGATTTCCTGCAAGAAGCGCTTAATCCAATGGAGATTTCTATGGATTTACGGGGGCAAACTTGCAAAATCTGCTGTGATGACGCCATTTCCTTTTCCTGTGACCGTACCTGGACTTTAGAAGCAATTTCAAATGTATTGAAAAACAGTCTGGAATACACTCCCGATGGCGGAACACTATCTCTGACAGTTTCTCAAACAGCGCTCTACACGGAACTTTGTATCATCGACTCCGGAACCGGTATTCCAAAAGAAGATCTTCCGCATCTGTTTGAACGGTTTTACCGCGGTCAAAATGCAGGGCGCAATAGCTTTGGCATTGGACTTTCCCTTGCAAGGCTAATACTCTCCAGAGAAAATGCAATCATCACTGCCGGAAATGATTCTAGTGGAGGCGGCAAATTTACTATCCGTTTTTACACTGCAAAAACAATCTAGCCAAATGACGATTTTGTCACTTAAGAGTCATGTACCTGTCACTTCTCTCTGGTATCTTTTTCTTATGAACAAAATAATTTCAGAAAGGAATATTTTATGGAACTTTTACGAGTAGAACAACTGACAAAACAATATGGCAGTGGTGCAAACAAGGTACTGGCACTCGATCATGTATCCTTTTCCGTTGAAAAAGGCGAGTTCATCGCTATTATTGGCGCTTCCGGATCAGGCAAATCCACTCTCCTGCACCTCATTGGCGGTGTCGATCAGCCTTCCTCCGGCAGTGTCTATATCAATGGCGCCGACCTTTATTCACAAGACGAAGAGGCGCTTGCTATTTTCCGCAGACGGCAGGTTGGCCTGATCTATCAATTTTATAATCTGATTCCGGTTCTTACTGTGGAAGAAAATATTACGCTTCCGGTCCTTATGGATCAACAGGAAGTAAATCACGATCGCCTGGAGGAACTTCTCTCTCTCCTTGGTCTGACCGAACGAAGAAACCATCTTCCGAACCAGCTTTCCGGCGGACAGCAGCAGCGCGTCTCCATTGGCCGCGCACTCTTAAATGCACCGTCTATCATTCTCGCCGACGAACCTACAGGCAATCTTGACTCTGAAAACAGCCGCGAAATTATGGAACTGCTTCGCTTCTCCAATAAAAAATATCACCAGACGCTCCTTGTCATTACTCATGATGAGCAGATTGCACTGCAGGCAGACCGGATCATTGCATTAGAAGACGGACGCATCATTCGAGATGAGGTGATTCGAAAATGAAAAATATTTTCTACCATATTACGAAGAAAACTCTTAAGCAAAACCGTACAAGAACATGGCTCACAATCATTGGCGTTCTTTTATCTACTGCAATGATTACTGCTGTGACTACCTTCGGGGCAAGTTTCCGGCAATTTCTTATTGATTACACGATTCAGCAAGATGGCAACTGGCACGTTTCCATCTCTAATTTGACAGAAAATGACTTAAAGCATATTACAGACAATGATTCTGTTGCCCATACAACCGTGCTAACTTCCATTGGTACTGCTCCGTCAGAAGATTTAGCAGATAGTTTTCCTTCGAATCCTTATTTTTATATTCAAAGTATGCCCGACACAGCATTGGAAGAACTTCCTGTTTCTCTGTCCTCCGGCCGGCTTCCTCAAAATGATTCGGAACTTATTGTTCCTGACTATTTATCCCATTACAACAGTGAGCTTTTGGGATTCTCTACCGGAAATTCTTTGACACTGGACATTGATATCGGAAATGACAACACAACTCCTCTTACTGCTGAAATAAAAAAAGATTTTACGATTGTTGGAACTTATTCTCACTTTCCCAACAGCAGCTTTGGCAGCGGCGGACATGAAGTATTCTGTGGTTCTCTTTCGAAATCATTTTCTAAAATACTTTCAGATGCCCGCGTTTCCGATGCGGAAAATGCTTTTTCTGCCTATATTCGTTTTCAACATCCAAAAGACACTTATCCGTTGACAGAAAAACTGATTTCTGAGTTTGAAGCAGTGTCCTGGAGCTATCACGCAAGCCTGCTGCGTTGGTATGGTGTTAGCGATCACAGCCATTTGCTCCCAATCTTGATTGGACTTTGTGTTGTATTGGTTCTGCTCATCATGGGCGGTTCCATTCTTTTAATCTACAATGCCTTTTCCATTTCTTTGCGGGAACGCACCGCCCAGTTTGGCCTTCTTTCTTCCATCGGCGCTACGAAAAGCCAGCTCCGTCATTCTGTTTTTTTCGAAGCGTTTATCGTTAGTGGAATCGGGATTCCTCTTGGGCTTATTTTCGGAATCGGTGGAATTGGAGTCACACTTCATTTTATCGGGGAAAGTATTACGATGTGGATTCACGGAACAGCTTACGGAATCCCATTAAAGATTTCAACTGCCCCAATAATTGTTTCTATTGTGACTTCACTTATGACTGTTTTTATTTCTGCATGGATTCCTTCCAGACGGATTCGATCCCTTTCACCAATGGATGCAGTGCAATCAAGATCAGATATTGTTCTACGTCCTGCTGATGTACGAGTCTCTCGGCTAACTCTGCATCTGTTTCATACAGAAGGCATGCTGGCTCAAAAATATTATCGGCGTGACCGGCGCAAATACCGCACAACGATTCTGTCGCTCTCTATGAGTATGGTTCTTTTCGTGTCCGCGACTCTATTTACCGACTACCTTATAAATACCGGCACATTCGTACTGACTGCCCCGGAATGGGAATTGGAATGCAACCTGTTTCATTCTCCGACTGACGATACGATCCGGCAATTTAAACAGATACTGAATGAAGACAATACTATCAAAGAAATAAAAGAATTTCGCTCTCTGCGTCCATGTGTTCCGATCCCTGCTGATCTGATTTCAAAAGAAGCAGCCAATTACTTTGGACTTCATTCTTCCGCAGATCAACAGTTTTATTATTTAAGTGCAAGTCTCTATGTGTTTCCGGACAATGTATTTTCTGACTATGCGAAAGAACACGGGATTACCCCGGACACCTATCTGGAAGCCGACAGTTTCCAGTGTATTTATACAAGCAACATACGACTTTTTAATTCCGAAACAGATCGCTATGAGGACTGTGAACCAATTCGCTTTCCGAAAAACAGTGAACTAACGCTTGGTACCTTGACAATTCCTTCCGAATCCGAAGCTGATTCACTGCCTCATCTGACAGATATCGCTTCCCTGAAGCTAACGGATCAGGTAGGGCAGCTCCCGGATGCACTTTCCGGATATGAAGAACCTCTTTCTCTCATTCTTCCGGAAAGTTTGTATCGCAAATATATAGATATACTAGAGCCGTTTTTCCCAAGCTATACTTTCTTATTAAAATGTCCTGAATTCAAAACAACTTACTGGAATTTGAAAAAAGCGCTGCAGGATACCGCTTTAAACACGCAGGCAGACATTGCGAATCTGGCCAAAGAGTATGAAACGGACCGCAATCTTTTGACCGCGATCCGTGTTCTCACTTATGGATTCCTTATATTGATTTCGCTCATTTCCATCGTGAATGTATTCCACACGGTTTCGACGAATCTCATGCTTCGCCGTCGGGAATTCGCTATGCTCCGCTCCATTGGCATGACTCCGTCATCTTTTCAGAAGATGCTGAATTACGAGTGTCTGATCTATGGTCTTCGCTCTATCTTTTACGGAGTTCCTGTCTCATTATTCATTAGTTTTATACTTTACCGGATCCTTCGAACCGGAGCTGATATCAGCTATCTCTTTCCCTGGAAAGCAGTTCTGATTTCCACTGCCGGTATTTTCTTCATCGTATTTCTCTCGATGTTCTATACTGCCGGCAAATTAAAAAAGCAAAACATTATCCAGGAATTATCCTTAACGTAAGACAATCTGGTTCAGTACCTTCCCAATCGGCTCCTTGATGCACAGATCTGCCTGTGCATCTCTCGGAGTCGCATCTTTATTTAGCACTACAAGATATTTCCCATGAAAATAATCTACAAACCCTGCCGCCGGATATACTACAAGAGACGTTCCTCCAATCATCAGCATGTCCGCTGATGAAATCATTTCCACACTCTTTCGCATTACCTGATCATCAAGACTTTCTTCATAGAGCACCACATCCGGTTTGATCAGACCGCCGCATTTCTCACAGCGAGGAATCCCCTGAGACTGTTTCACATACGCTCCATCGTAAAATGCATGACAACGCTCACAATAATTTCGGTGAATACTTCCGTGAAGCTCCAGCACGTGCTTGCTTCCTGCCGCCTGATGAAGCCCGTCAATGTTCTGTGTAATAACTGCTTTTAGTTTTCCCGCCTGCTCCAGTTCAGCAAGTTTCCTGTGAGCCGCATTTGGTTTTGCATCAAGAAACATCATACGTTCTTTATAAAATTGGTAGAACTCCTCTGTATGACGTACAAAAAATGAATGACTGACAACCTGCTCCGGCGGATAATGATACTCCAATTGATATAAACCGTCACTGCTTC
This genomic window contains:
- a CDS encoding HAMP domain-containing histidine kinase; protein product: MYLLRNKEIKKFVFQIVFFTLLGCVIGFFIAPAAAVLLLAISFCFSLFFFRCLSGEHRNIRLLSSRIDSILHNDTFLTPEEFQEGDLAILQDEIYKMAVRLHEQSEQLSQDRTKLSNALEDISHQIRTPLTSLYLMTERLKQQPLDKAQLLLLHQMNQMLDRINWLITALLKMSKLEAGSITYQFTNVKMKDFLQEALNPMEISMDLRGQTCKICCDDAISFSCDRTWTLEAISNVLKNSLEYTPDGGTLSLTVSQTALYTELCIIDSGTGIPKEDLPHLFERFYRGQNAGRNSFGIGLSLARLILSRENAIITAGNDSSGGGKFTIRFYTAKTI
- a CDS encoding transposase is translated as MTYFTSNTYILKRKILTFTNKISKHLSKPERKFTADITYGILASGSCLLTDVVDQLHEDSKKINIVDRLSRHLDKGTPAEAAVSYLQQIKKWVPAEPVIHIDDSDVVKPDGYKFESLGIVRDGSESTSTKNVYKKGYHVTEACVLTTSNDSVSIFSKIHSSAEKNYKSANTITFEAMEQGAALFEKATFCMDRGYDDNKIFLKLDALKQNYVIRLKSNRKLLYHNKWTFATELRNRRKGKIKTSVFYKGKNHEAYISHVKVQITASRKDIYLVLVYGITEHPMMLATNKEIKSKEDVIKVARTYFSRWKIEEYFRCKKQMFQFENFRVRKLCAINALNFYITLCMAFLAMISMSSEINALKVSIIKSADPVKKKVFFCYYRLAKGILGILSYAKEGVRLWFRTKRPAYRQLCLKLVA
- a CDS encoding CPBP family intramembrane metalloprotease, whose product is MKYRQLKGYHGIIVLVLSAAVIFGIAPIFGAGLGIYGSLLGELMILAVAVVTVLAARADLKEVFPIHRPKALGLLGTLLIWGATYVCVMALTMLLAYFFPEEVTGAGAGLSEAILNTPMLIAAAIVAVSPAICEEAVFRGVFLHSLQGIRQKWLVILLVGVIFGAFHGSIWKLLPTSVLGMVMTYIVLETDNLVYSGFLHFVNNLLPVLMMGALSSTYEAMGGIDAVMEESMQIPMASVGIYFLMAAGAPLVFYIGRYCLKRSVHGYTEGLFTKNQVKPVLLLIFIGILIGIAGVFLIACSFIFEMPGNLSGFREIQSLY
- a CDS encoding response regulator transcription factor codes for the protein MQTYHILLIEDDLSIVENLTAYLTAEGFSVVSASGQNQALSLLETFHPDLVLLDITLAQGNGYSTCTAIKKTSQIPVIFLTALTDEFSVVTGLDMGADDYICKPFRPRELVSRIRTVLRRTGAVSSVTVLGNLSVDTVRGTVTKNSQELFLSALEYRLLLLFLNNRGKTLTRNVLLEEIWDLAGDYVNDNTLTVYIKRLREKIEDNPQEPAIIKTIRGIGYRLEIPSET
- the sdaAB gene encoding L-serine ammonia-lyase, iron-sulfur-dependent subunit beta, whose amino-acid sequence is MNFLSIFDVIGPNMIGPSSSHTAGACAIGLLARKMLAQEVKKVTFTLYGSFSKTYHGHGTDRALLGGILGFSTDDERIRDAFELAKEWGVEYEFIIDEETVMNHPNTADIDLIGTEGHTLSIRGESIGGGKIRIARINNIDVEFTGEYSTLIVQQIDKPGVVAHITQCLAEENVNIAFMRLFREDKGAKAYTVVESDEQIPAAVLDRIKTNQHVTELMLVQM
- a CDS encoding ABC transporter permease; the protein is MKNIFYHITKKTLKQNRTRTWLTIIGVLLSTAMITAVTTFGASFRQFLIDYTIQQDGNWHVSISNLTENDLKHITDNDSVAHTTVLTSIGTAPSEDLADSFPSNPYFYIQSMPDTALEELPVSLSSGRLPQNDSELIVPDYLSHYNSELLGFSTGNSLTLDIDIGNDNTTPLTAEIKKDFTIVGTYSHFPNSSFGSGGHEVFCGSLSKSFSKILSDARVSDAENAFSAYIRFQHPKDTYPLTEKLISEFEAVSWSYHASLLRWYGVSDHSHLLPILIGLCVVLVLLIMGGSILLIYNAFSISLRERTAQFGLLSSIGATKSQLRHSVFFEAFIVSGIGIPLGLIFGIGGIGVTLHFIGESITMWIHGTAYGIPLKISTAPIIVSIVTSLMTVFISAWIPSRRIRSLSPMDAVQSRSDIVLRPADVRVSRLTLHLFHTEGMLAQKYYRRDRRKYRTTILSLSMSMVLFVSATLFTDYLINTGTFVLTAPEWELECNLFHSPTDDTIRQFKQILNEDNTIKEIKEFRSLRPCVPIPADLISKEAANYFGLHSSADQQFYYLSASLYVFPDNVFSDYAKEHGITPDTYLEADSFQCIYTSNIRLFNSETDRYEDCEPIRFPKNSELTLGTLTIPSESEADSLPHLTDIASLKLTDQVGQLPDALSGYEEPLSLILPESLYRKYIDILEPFFPSYTFLLKCPEFKTTYWNLKKALQDTALNTQADIANLAKEYETDRNLLTAIRVLTYGFLILISLISIVNVFHTVSTNLMLRRREFAMLRSIGMTPSSFQKMLNYECLIYGLRSIFYGVPVSLFISFILYRILRTGADISYLFPWKAVLISTAGIFFIVFLSMFYTAGKLKKQNIIQELSLT
- a CDS encoding cyclic-di-AMP receptor, encoding MKLIFAVIRDEDAGKAVKKLNENRFSVTKLMSTGGFLRSGNTTLMIGIDDEKVEAVMDILKEECAKRSEIEIAMPYMPGGVPMMNYSYVPIKAEVGGATVFVVDVCDFRKV
- a CDS encoding NAD-dependent protein deacylase, which produces MGQIEELQRMIDESERIVFFGGAGVSTESQIPDFRSSDGLYQLEYHYPPEQVVSHSFFVRHTEEFYQFYKERMMFLDAKPNAAHRKLAELEQAGKLKAVITQNIDGLHQAAGSKHVLELHGSIHRNYCERCHAFYDGAYVKQSQGIPRCEKCGGLIKPDVVLYEESLDDQVMRKSVEMISSADMLMIGGTSLVVYPAAGFVDYFHGKYLVVLNKDATPRDAQADLCIKEPIGKVLNQIVLR
- the sdaAA gene encoding L-serine ammonia-lyase, iron-sulfur-dependent, subunit alpha — protein: MDFLSGQELLEMCRKEQIPISYAMRRREMTCGSLTDEEITEKLDTVLKIMQNSATEPIKHPRKSIGGLLGGEAKKVNEQREADKNICGPTLSRAIAYSMAVLEVNATMGLIVAAPTAGSSGVLPGVLLALKETHELSDEAIHNGLLNASALGYILMRNASVSGAEAGCQAEVGAASAMAASAAVEILGGTPDMCMQAACFALSNLLGLVCDPIAGLVESPCQGRNAIGVANALTCAELALAGVTQPIPFDEMAEAMYRVGKSLPFELRETAMGGCAGTPTGCQLGCQICGK
- a CDS encoding ABC transporter ATP-binding protein; amino-acid sequence: MELLRVEQLTKQYGSGANKVLALDHVSFSVEKGEFIAIIGASGSGKSTLLHLIGGVDQPSSGSVYINGADLYSQDEEALAIFRRRQVGLIYQFYNLIPVLTVEENITLPVLMDQQEVNHDRLEELLSLLGLTERRNHLPNQLSGGQQQRVSIGRALLNAPSIILADEPTGNLDSENSREIMELLRFSNKKYHQTLLVITHDEQIALQADRIIALEDGRIIRDEVIRK